Proteins from a genomic interval of Plasmodium reichenowi strain SY57 chromosome 13, whole genome shotgun sequence:
- a CDS encoding deoxyhypusine hydroxylase, with protein sequence GENKDNIKIINNVNNNYNINSDSVGGDSSNKVRLIKYEESTNKEFILKYLVNIKNDYIEKQMRALYECREVYKDDIDEVINILTYALKNNDSILLRHEIAYVIGQISNEKCNNILINLLSDENENIMVRHEAAEGLAAIGSESNIPIIKKYLNDSNVEVRETCELALSSLIEKNKYAACSCINKTVPYKNNLLNNDKPKSNSHSHSNSFSNSQDDAHDDIYFHSKKKFNTIDPVVCISDSNNKKHVNDLIRDLNNEALALKNRYEALFLLRDMETDISLNALGEALINDKSSAIFRHELAFVLGQVLHLNSLKYLLSSLTNVSEHEMVRHEVALALGSLGSLNLNSDEYKIIQEQIIDTLKKYSKDECVVVAESCLVGLDYISENLNISIEVH encoded by the coding sequence GGGAGAAAATAAGGAcaacataaaaattataaataatgtaaataataattataatattaatagtgATAGTGTAGGAGGTGATAGCAGTAATAAAGTGAGactaataaaatatgaagaGAGTACAAACAAAGAGTTcattttgaaatatttagTTAACATAAAGAATGattatatagaaaaacAAATGAGAGCTTTATATGAATGCAGAGAAGTTTATAAGGATGATATCGATGaagtaataaatatacttACATATgctttaaaaaataacgATAGTATTTTATTAAGACATGAAATAGCTTATGTGATAGGACAAATAAGTAAtgaaaaatgtaataatatattaattaatttattaagtgatgaaaatgaaaatataatggTTCGACATGAAGCTGCAGAAGGTTTGGCTGCTATTGGTAGCGAATCTAATATCCctataataaaaaaatatttgaatgATTCAAATGTAGAAGTAAGAGAAACTTGTGAACTAGCCTTAAGTTCTTTgatagaaaaaaataaatatgcaGCATGTTCGTGTATTAATAAAACCGTaccatataaaaataatctcttaaataatgataagCCTAAAAGTAATAGTCATAGTCATAGTAATAGCTTTAGTAATAGTCAAGATGATGCTCATGATGACATATACTTCcattcaaaaaaaaaatttaatacTATAGATCCAGTAGTTTGTATATCagatagtaataataaaaaacatgttaatgatttaataagagatttaaataatgaagcGTTAGCTCTAAAAAATAGATATGAAgctttatttttattaagaGATATGGAAACAGATATATCATTGAATGCCTTAGGGGAAGCCCTAATAAACGATAAATCATCTGCAATTTTTAGACATGAATTAGCTTTTGTATTAGGTCAGGTATTACATTTaaattctttaaaatatttattatcatcattaaCAAATGTGAGTGAGCATGAAATGGTAAGACATGAAGTTGCCTTAGCTTTAGGTTCCTTAGGAAGTCTTAATTTAAATTCagatgaatataaaattatacaaGAACAAATTATAGACACCTTGAAAAAATACTCAAAGGATGAATGTGTAGTGGTTGCTGAGAGTTGCTTAGTGGGCTTGGATTACATATcagaaaatttaaatatatctatagAGGTTCACTag
- a CDS encoding DEAD/DEAH box ATP-dependent RNA helicase, putative, translating into MTKGNTILIDDINTTFIKDEEEKKEMIQTNDGSSSSTPFSFNEPNKLSNKEKKKLEYQKRLQKKKEKQLKKVQKLIIKTQSGSLSYLKNNIASSSVFNKLVDQKKEQNKNNVVNLNNNDINVKTNDLNINSDNINTTNDIYNNSNNKKKKKKNKIKNINKNKADNSSESSHEEQKGKSDLYSALENISKKKLIKKLKNKNKHEKEIEKKKLFKKIQEFKLNNTEQKNLMIPFDIKAVPKSTEHLDKLLKTYEELNIELPHYLNIIKKKIEKKRKRFLDKIEYLKEEQNVQLTESIKSEEVDGDVKKKNKINSPKQESESYIETNSINETYTDQCNIILKSESSDEDYNKMNPHGSYDDSDMDHENISSYHNSTKEKENDLNNNNNNNNNNNNNNNAYNKYKREVCYKNVQVNRKEHIDKVRASLPVLDYEQELIEAVLNYDVVFVNGDTGCGKSTQVPQFLYEYGFTSNNYFIGITQPRKIAVKSICNRLNDELNEEICGYQIRFEKSYFLKHSKIKVMTEGILLKEIMSDFILSKYSVIILDEAHERSINMDIILGILSIICRIRNDNYHNFKSDIIPIKIIIMSATINDNNLFKNKIFQNFTTVNIPTQKVPVVDHFLSYTPKDYVEEAKRKIIQIHKKLPQGSILVFLTSQEEIYRLYNMLSNLKITNSEFDQQGENKIMDEVNFDIFDLSEGEQNKNEKVSLFFRETDEKEEKKILFDVSEEENSVQSDYIKEGDINESDIKDSHIKESDIKDSHIKENDIKDSHIKENDNDVYDKEPDDDNHMDDDNHMDDDNHMDDDNNMDDDNHMDDDNNMDDDNNMDDDNHMDDEPKNNINTYELNNNRKKQSSIWKGSDGSGTLKIFKLYSKLPMKDQMELFHNPKENERICILSTNIAETSLTLPNIRYVIDCGKEKRKIYSNLNDYSYYIIDNISKCSAIQRKGRAGRILYLLKKNKKNKKKMENEKGHVYKLYSSNYYNYFFKNDNDYPILNYPLDSLILYLLSFNIKNVENFPFINKPDKSKFIEAKKRLIYLNCIHFVYKDIEFLFKQIDQKRCLKSSIENHIKKFNPYNKKAGITLTGSFILLLPISTRYAKILTDVCLKSLAMKQPNTIPLAALLVSCLYLESIFSYDYKLKMKYTKKKVKKDKNVNMTFHQNKEQNKQKNHNNLINLFLVNKKKQKHTYTSSDDDDNNTLSSSNNDMSEEHIHHIKNNINVDVLENFKEQFDNDILFYLNICTKFYFSKDRNATCQIMHLDKKKMNELLKLSNHLIKIINYKLNTNISLDMLQENISDISKNIIHYAVIQGFIDHLAIRSDLVHNQYTRNQNITYNSKKAYITQNMNMPIYINSSSVLYQNRPYPKYILYNYITKNRNSYVMFDCLKIDDSELGNITNVCIFINEYEKIPPAKYDKDNDKIIVYVKPLYLPSSHYLSITDKELNEKDLLFYNYFALFLLDGSMFLKMTKFQMYYSHTTYDIINSAQENIKNFIEALKNAQINNRSSLIAKWKEDRDFLKNEFLSLVAKKFNKNQNDFFNNIWPPLD; encoded by the exons ATGACAAAAGGAAATACAATATTGATAGATGATATTAATACGACTTTTATAaaagatgaagaagaaaaaaaagaaatgatCCAAACAAATGACGGTTCAAGTTCATCAACAccattttcttttaatgAACCTAACAAATTAAgtaataaagaaaaaaagaaattagaatatcaaaaaagactacaaaaaaaaaaagaaaaacaacTCAAAAAAGTTCAGAAActaattataaaaacacAATCAGGATCGTTAAGTTATTTGAAGAATAATATTGCTAGTTCGTCCgtatttaataaattagtAGATCAAAAAAAGGAACAgaacaaaaataatgttgtaaatttaaacaataatgatataaatgtaaaaacTAATGACCTAAATATCAATagtgataatataaatactacaaatgatatatataataatagtaataataaaaagaagaaaaaaaaaaataaaattaaaaatataaataagaataaagCAGACAATTCTTCTGAATCGTCACATGAAGAacaaaaaggaaaaagTGATTTGTACTCTGCCCtagaaaatatatcaaaaaaaaaactcatcaaaaaattaaaaaataaaaataaacatgAGAAGgaaattgaaaaaaaaaagctaTTCAAGAAAATACAAGAATtcaaattaaataatacagaacaaaaaaatttaatgaTACCATTTGATATAAAAGCGGTACCAAAAAGTACAGAACATTTAGATAAACTTCTAAAAACATACgaagaattaaatattgAATTACCACATTATTTAAACATAATCAAAAAGAAGATAGAGAAAAAAAGGAAACGATTTCTTGACAAAATTGAATACCTAAAGGAAGAACAAAATGTACAACTAACCGAAAGTATTAAAAGTGAAGAAGTAGATGGTgatgtaaaaaaaaaaaataaaattaatagtCCTAAACAAGAGTCAGAAAGTTATATAGAAACAAATAGTATCAATGAAACGTATACGGATCaatgtaatattattttaaaatcaGAATCTAGTGATGAGGACTATAACAAAATGAACCCTCATGGTTCTTACGATGACAGTGACATGGATCATGAGAATATTTCCTCATATCACAACAGTACaaaggaaaaagaaaatgatctaaataataacaacaacaacaataataataataataataataataatgcaTATAATAAGTATAAAAGAGAAGTgtgttataaaaatgtacaGGTGAACCGAAAAGAACATATTGATAAAGTTAGGGCATCTCTTCCAGTACTAGATTATGAACAAGAACTTATAGAAGCTGTCTTAAATTATGATGTAGTTTTTGTTAATGGAGATACTGGTTGTGGTAAATCAACCCAAGTACCtcaatttttatatgaatatggTTTTACAtcaaataattattttattggTATTACTCAACCAAGAAAAATAGCTGTAAAAAGTATTTGTAATAGATTAAACGATGAActaaatgaagaaatatGTGGTTATCAAATTAGGTTTGAAAAATcgtattttttaaaacatagTAAAATTAAAGTTATGACAGAAGGAATTTTATTGAAAGAAATTATGAGcgattttattttatcaaaatataGTGTTATCATTCTTGATGAAGCACATGAAAGAAGTATAAATATGGATATAATTCTAGGAATTTTGTCAATAATTTGTAGGATTAGAAACgataattatcataattttaaatCAGATATTATTCctataaaaattataataatgtcTGCAACtattaatgataataatctttttaaaaataaaattttccAAAATTTTACTACTGTAAATATTCCAACACAAAAGGTACCCGTTGTAGATCACTTCCTTTCCTATACACCCAAAGATTATGTTGAAGAAgcaaaaagaaaaattattcagATACATAAAAAACTTCCACAGGGAAGTATTTTAGTTTTCTTAACAAGCcaagaagaaatatatcgtctctataatatgttatcaaatttaaaaataactAATTCGGAGTTCGACCAACAAGGggaaaacaaaattatgGATGAAGTCAATTTTGACATATTTGATTTAAGTGAAGGAGAGCAAAATAAGAATGAAAAGGTCAGTTTGTTTTTTAGAGAAACAGATGAAAAGGAAGAGAAGAAAATTTTGTTTGACGTATCGGAGGAAGAGAATAGTGTGCAAAGTGATTATATAAAGGAAGGAGATATAAATGAAAGTGATATAAAGGATAGCCATATAAAAGAAAGCGATATAAAGGATAGCcatataaaagaaaatgatataaagGATAGCcatataaaagaaaatgataatgatgtATATGATAAAGAACCAGATGATGACAACCATATGGATGATGACAACCATATGGATGATGACAACCATATGGATGATGACAACAATATGGATGATGACAACCATATGGATGATGACAACAATATGGATGATGACAACAATATGGATGATGACAACCATATGGATGATGAaccaaaaaataatataaatacatacgaattaaataataatagaaaaaaacaatCAAGCATATGGAAAGGAAGCGATGGTTCAGGTACCctaaaaatttttaaacTTTATTCAAAATTACCAATGAAAGATCAAATGGAATTATTTCATAACCCGAAAGAAAATGAACgtatatgtattttaaGTACAAATATTGCTGAAACATCACTTACATTACCAAATATACGCTATGTAATTGATTGTggtaaagaaaaaagaaaaatatattctaaTTTGAATgattattcttattatattattgatAATATTAGTAAATGCTCAGCTATACAAAGAAAAGGTAGAGCTGGTagaattttatatttattaaaaaagaataaaaagaataaaaaaaaaatggaaaatgaaaaaggacatgtatataaattatattcatctaattattataactatttttttaaaaatgataatgattatccaatattaaattatccTCTTgattcattaatattatatttattaagttttaatataaaaaatgttgaGAATTTCccttttattaataaacCGGATAAATCCAAATTTATTGaagcaaaaaaaagattaatatatcttaattgtattcattttgtatataaagatattgAATTCCTTTTTAAACAAATTGATCAAAAAAGATGTTTAAAAAGTAGTATAGAAAAtcacataaaaaaatttaatccatataataaaaaagcAGGAATAACATTAACAGGAagttttatattattattaccaaTAAGTACCAGATATGCTAAAATATTAACAGATGTCTGCTTAAAATCATTAGCTATGAAACAACCTAATACCATACCTCTAGCAGCATTATTAGTATCCTGTTTATACCTTGAATCcattttttcatatgattataaacttaaaatgaaatatacaaaaaaaaaagtaaagaaagataaaaatgtaaatatgaCATTTCATCAGAATAAAGAAcaaaacaaacaaaaaaatcATAACAACTTGATAAACTTATTTTTAgtaaacaaaaaaaagcaaaaacatacatatacatctagcgatgatgatgataataatacttTGTCAAGTTCAAATAATGATATGTCTGAAGAACATATACatcatattaaaaataacatcAATGTTGATGTACTAGAAAATTTTAAAGAACAATTTGATAATGatatacttttttatttaaatatttgtacaaaattttatttttcaaagGACAGAAATGCAACTTGTCAAATTATGCATcttgataaaaaaaaaatgaatgaatTGTTAAAATTATCAAATCATCTaatcaaaattataaattataaattaaatacaaatatttcTTTAGACATGTTACAAGAAAATATTTCGGATATCTccaaaaatattattcattatGCAGTTATACAAGGATTCATTGATCATCTAGCAATCCGTTCAGATCTTGTTCATAATCAATATACAAGAAAtcaaaatattacatataatagTAAAAAAGCATATATAACACAAAATATGAACATGcccatatatataaattcaaGCTCTGTATTATATCAAAACAG ACCGTATCCTAAATACATCCTGTACAACTACATTACGAAAAACAGAAACTCCTATGTTATGTTTGACTGCTTGAAAATTGACGATTCAGAATTAGGAAATATCACAAATGTTTGTATCtttataaatgaatatgaaaaaatcCCTCCAGCaaaatatgataaagataatgataaaattataGTGTATGTAAAACCATTATATCTACCTTCATCGCATTACTTATCCATAACAgataaagaattaaatgaaaaagatttgcttttttataattattttgcattatttttattagaTGGATCcatgtttttaaaaatgacAAAATTCCAAATGTATTATTCACATACGACCTACGATATAATTAATTCGGCGcaagaaaatattaaaaactTTATTGAAGCCTTAAAAAACGCccaaataaataatag ATCTTCCTTAATAGCCAAGTGGAAGGAGGATAGAGACTTTCTTAAGAACGAATTTTTATCGTTGGTTgcaaaaaaatttaataaaaatcaaaatgatttttttaataatatttggCCACCCTTGGATTAA